In Brasilonema sennae CENA114, the sequence GGACCATGATCCGGATCATGGCAAGGTAAATAAGAGTCTCCGAAGTTTGGGGTAATAGCTCGTAGTCTTTGTTCAAACGCCGACATCCAGTCAGCCAACCGAAAGTACGTTCAACGACCCAACGTTTAGGCAATAAAACAAAACCCTTGTGTTCATGGGGTCGCAACACGACTTGCACAATCCATCGGCATAAATCCATCACCCACTGCATAAAGGGATTGCCATCGTAACCACCATCAACCCAGATAGTAGTCAGACGTGACATTTTGTTCCCCATCTGTTTGACCTTCTGGAGTACTTGTTTACCACCGGAGCGTTGATCCACACTGGCGGCACTTACTAACACTCGCAGTACTAAACCTAATGTATCCACTGTTAAAAACCGCTTGCGTCCTTTGATCTTTTTGCCAGCATCGTATCCCACCTGTTGACTGACCATAGCCGCACTCTTGACACTTTGACTATCGATGATTGCTTCTGT encodes:
- a CDS encoding IS5 family transposase (programmed frameshift), which translates into the protein MSKAYSSNLTQDQWELLEPLIPVGKTGGRPRVVDMWQVINAIFYVLTQGCTWRNLPEDFPNWQTVYTYFRNWRSVGTWVSMHDHLRDWVRVDNERAVSPTEAIIDSQSVKSAAMVSQQVGYDAGKKIKGRKRFLTVDTLGLVLRVLVSAASVDQRSGGKQVLQKVKQMGNKMSRLTTIWVDGGYDGNPFMQWVMDLCRWIVQVVLRPHEHKGFVLLPKRWVVERTFGWLTGCRRLNKDYELLPQTSETLIYLAMIRIMVRRLA